One Verrucomicrobiia bacterium DNA window includes the following coding sequences:
- the ispG gene encoding (E)-4-hydroxy-3-methylbut-2-enyl-diphosphate synthase yields MRYCESIYRHRRRRSREVVIGDPHRGGVVMGGGHPVVVQSMITCDTMDTAACVRETIDLVKVGCQIVRITAPTVKDAANLQAIVAELRARDCHVPIVADIHFKPEAAMEAVKWVEKVRVNPGNYADKKKFAVKEYTDEQYADEVRRVEEAFAPLVRECVRLGRAMRIGTNHGSLSDRIMNRWGDTPAGMVESALEFARVCRRHDFHNFTFSMKASNPKVMIECYRLLVARLEELGPDWNYPVHLGVTEAGEGEDGRIKSAIGIGSLLCDGLGDTIRVSLTEDSPREIPVCRELVAQVSGLTAWPEGGGGLDLPALLPWDPFTYARRASVESALGEAPGGGEQPVRVVVTRAVHDRVAPKLTPTTDVRPEAVYEDLPVLELDPSQPLSGDAVPCDTQWVTVRDGVALPPIAAFRLLAVRLAQLGRRNPILLKDTLAFGAVPWTPDVAMLRASVVLGSLLADGIGDAVLVRGESGAGSSLRLAYNILQAAGGRSFKTDYVACPSCGRTLFNLQTVTARIKARTEHLKGVKIAIMGCIVNGPGEMADADFGYVGGAPGKINLYVGKTAVKFNIPEADAVEKLVDLIREHGKWLEPVA; encoded by the coding sequence ATGCGCTATTGCGAATCCATTTATCGGCATCGTCGTCGTCGTTCCCGCGAAGTGGTCATCGGGGATCCCCACCGGGGCGGAGTGGTGATGGGGGGCGGGCATCCGGTCGTGGTGCAGTCGATGATCACCTGCGACACGATGGACACGGCGGCATGCGTGCGGGAGACAATCGATCTGGTGAAGGTCGGCTGCCAGATCGTGCGGATCACGGCCCCGACGGTGAAGGACGCCGCCAACCTCCAGGCCATCGTGGCGGAACTGCGGGCCCGGGACTGCCATGTGCCCATCGTGGCCGACATCCATTTCAAGCCCGAGGCGGCCATGGAGGCGGTGAAATGGGTGGAGAAGGTGCGCGTGAACCCCGGCAACTACGCCGACAAAAAGAAGTTCGCGGTCAAGGAGTACACGGACGAGCAATACGCGGACGAAGTCCGGCGGGTGGAGGAGGCGTTCGCGCCGCTGGTGCGGGAGTGCGTGCGGCTGGGGCGGGCAATGCGGATCGGAACCAACCACGGTTCCCTCAGCGACCGCATCATGAACCGCTGGGGCGACACCCCGGCGGGAATGGTCGAAAGTGCCCTCGAATTCGCCCGGGTGTGCCGGCGCCATGACTTCCACAACTTCACCTTCTCGATGAAGGCCTCGAATCCGAAGGTCATGATCGAGTGCTACCGGCTGCTCGTGGCGCGGTTGGAGGAACTGGGGCCGGATTGGAATTACCCGGTCCACCTCGGCGTGACCGAGGCCGGCGAGGGCGAGGACGGCCGGATCAAGTCCGCCATCGGCATCGGGTCGCTGCTGTGCGACGGCCTCGGCGACACAATTCGCGTCAGCCTGACCGAGGACAGTCCGAGGGAGATCCCAGTGTGCCGCGAACTGGTGGCGCAGGTGTCCGGATTGACCGCCTGGCCGGAAGGGGGTGGCGGACTGGACCTGCCCGCGCTGCTGCCCTGGGACCCCTTCACCTATGCCCGCCGGGCCAGTGTCGAATCCGCCCTGGGCGAGGCGCCCGGCGGCGGAGAGCAACCGGTCCGGGTGGTGGTGACGCGGGCGGTCCATGACCGCGTGGCCCCCAAGCTGACGCCGACCACCGATGTCCGGCCGGAGGCCGTGTACGAGGATCTGCCCGTGCTGGAGCTGGATCCGTCGCAGCCGTTGTCCGGCGACGCGGTTCCTTGCGACACGCAGTGGGTGACGGTGCGGGACGGCGTGGCCCTGCCACCGATTGCGGCGTTCCGGCTGCTGGCGGTCCGGCTGGCACAGCTCGGACGGCGCAATCCGATTCTGCTGAAGGACACCCTGGCGTTCGGCGCGGTGCCGTGGACGCCCGATGTGGCGATGCTGCGAGCCTCGGTGGTGCTGGGGTCCCTGCTGGCGGACGGCATCGGGGACGCCGTCCTGGTGCGCGGTGAGTCGGGGGCCGGCTCCTCGTTGCGGCTGGCCTACAACATCCTCCAGGCGGCCGGCGGCCGCAGTTTCAAGACCGATTACGTGGCCTGTCCAAGCTGCGGACGGACGCTCTTCAATCTCCAGACCGTGACCGCGCGCATCAAGGCCCGGACCGAGCACCTCAAGGGTGTCAAGATCGCCATCATGGGATGCATCGTGAACGGCCCCGGCGAAATGGCCGACGCGGATTTCGGGTACGTCGGCGGGGCGCCCGGGAAGATCAACCTGTACGTCGGCAAGACCGCGGTGAAGTTCAACATCCCCGAGGCCGACGCCGTGGAGAAGTTGGTGGACCTGATCCGGGAACACGGGAAGTGGCTCGAGCCGGTGGCGTGA
- a CDS encoding beta-lactamase family protein, whose amino-acid sequence MSLSAFPLRAVGRFRPSIRVQVGWLLLAGACVVGATPPVIPASVTQAVRQRVDFGYSAGIAVGLIHRDGRAFHGYGRRDRDRPGAPDEHTLFEIGSVTKVLTSLLLAEAVHRGELDGNDTVASLLPDRILPRGRDREMTLLQLATHRSGLPVNPDNLCVEDVTRPFECYTEERWRDFLERHVPPREPGSAWEYSNTGFGLLGYALAARAGVSYEALLRERVLGPLGMTSTIIDPDDDQAERLAKGHSSVLKRPPFRLPVLEGAGALRSTVSDLLTFLSFQLGLEDTPLRPAMRDIETFRTATTYPGMGMGMGWFLWDLPGGRVLQHGGETPGFTAFVGCHPARGIGAVVLSNSRVNAYTAVTDIGLRLLDSSYPLTPIRRPADVPQETLASYMGVYQGPGGDSFEIGRVLNRLVGYHVRSDFEFVLVPESARRLLVLEIEVGPNVAAQFQVAANGRVTGMDWTQGGQTASYTRTGDPARLTLSPSGHEIGIGIVGGGDVPYEIQASSDQTRWEKIGSVTANSEPLHEVIRRAEPRFYRAVRRRNAGLEFGHFQVPEPLRGERR is encoded by the coding sequence ATGAGCCTCTCAGCCTTTCCGCTTCGTGCGGTGGGTCGCTTCCGCCCATCCATCCGGGTTCAAGTGGGCTGGCTGCTGTTGGCGGGTGCCTGTGTCGTTGGCGCCACACCGCCCGTCATTCCGGCATCCGTCACGCAAGCCGTCCGGCAGCGGGTTGATTTTGGATACAGCGCTGGCATTGCGGTCGGCCTGATCCACCGCGATGGACGCGCCTTCCACGGATACGGCAGGCGCGATCGCGATCGTCCGGGTGCCCCCGACGAGCATACGCTGTTCGAGATCGGTTCCGTGACCAAGGTGCTGACCAGCCTGCTGCTGGCGGAGGCGGTGCACCGCGGGGAACTCGACGGGAATGACACCGTCGCCAGCCTGTTGCCGGACCGGATCCTGCCCCGGGGCCGTGATCGCGAAATGACCCTCCTGCAACTGGCAACGCATCGGTCGGGGTTGCCGGTGAACCCGGACAACCTTTGCGTGGAGGACGTGACCCGGCCTTTCGAGTGCTACACCGAAGAGCGGTGGAGGGATTTTCTGGAACGGCACGTGCCGCCGAGGGAACCGGGGTCGGCCTGGGAGTATTCCAACACCGGATTCGGTCTGCTTGGTTACGCGCTGGCCGCGCGTGCGGGTGTCAGCTACGAGGCGTTGCTGCGCGAGCGCGTGCTGGGCCCGCTGGGCATGACATCCACCATCATCGACCCCGACGACGATCAGGCGGAGCGCCTGGCGAAAGGCCATTCATCCGTGCTCAAGAGGCCGCCTTTCCGCCTGCCGGTGCTCGAGGGTGCGGGAGCCCTGCGATCCACCGTGTCGGATCTGCTGACCTTCCTCTCATTCCAGCTTGGACTCGAGGATACCCCGCTCCGACCGGCGATGCGGGACATCGAGACCTTCCGCACCGCCACCACCTACCCGGGCATGGGGATGGGAATGGGTTGGTTTCTGTGGGATCTGCCGGGCGGGCGCGTGCTTCAGCATGGTGGCGAGACACCTGGCTTCACGGCCTTCGTGGGCTGTCATCCGGCGCGCGGCATCGGCGCCGTCGTGTTGTCGAATTCGCGCGTCAATGCCTACACGGCCGTCACCGACATCGGCCTGCGGTTGCTGGACAGTTCCTACCCGTTGACCCCGATCCGGCGTCCCGCCGACGTTCCCCAAGAGACCCTCGCCTCCTACATGGGCGTCTATCAGGGTCCAGGAGGCGACTCGTTCGAAATCGGCCGGGTTCTAAACCGCCTGGTGGGATACCATGTGCGGTCGGACTTCGAATTCGTCCTCGTCCCCGAATCGGCCCGGCGCCTGCTCGTTCTCGAAATCGAAGTCGGTCCCAACGTCGCCGCCCAGTTTCAGGTGGCCGCGAACGGACGGGTCACCGGCATGGACTGGACCCAGGGCGGCCAGACTGCCTCCTACACGCGCACGGGCGATCCGGCCCGTCTGACGTTGAGCCCCTCGGGGCACGAGATCGGGATCGGGATCGTAGGTGGCGGAGACGTTCCGTACGAGATCCAGGCCTCGTCGGACCAGACCCGTTGGGAGAAGATCGGGTCCGTGACGGCGAACTCCGAACCTCTGCATGAGGTCATCCGCCGCGCCGAACCGCGTTTCTACCGTGCTGTCCGCCGGCGTAACGCCGGACTGGAGTTTGGCCATTTCCAGGTTCCTGAGCCCCTAAGGGGCGAAAGGCGATAG
- a CDS encoding addiction module protein encodes MTVEELKALPMAEKFQIMETLWEDLRARSDSSPISQEIRDLLDARRARYRSGGSQMHDWDAVKGSLGRT; translated from the coding sequence ATGACGGTTGAAGAGCTCAAGGCGCTTCCGATGGCAGAGAAGTTCCAGATCATGGAAACGCTCTGGGAGGATCTCCGCGCACGTTCCGATTCGTCTCCTATCTCTCAGGAAATCAGAGACTTATTGGATGCTCGACGCGCTCGATATCGCAGTGGAGGTTCCCAGATGCATGACTGGGACGCCGTCAAAGGCAGCCTGGGACGCACATGA
- a CDS encoding transposase — MPAYLIDPKVPFTNNHGEQDIRMIKVKQKISGCFRTLRGANLFARIRSYLSTCRKQGHNLWDACRRLALGQPFMPEVPAAGP; from the coding sequence GTGCCGGCCTACCTGATCGATCCCAAGGTCCCCTTCACCAACAACCATGGCGAGCAGGACATTCGCATGATCAAGGTGAAGCAGAAAATCAGCGGCTGCTTCCGGACCTTGCGCGGGGCAAACCTCTTCGCGCGCATTCGCAGCTACCTCTCCACCTGCCGCAAGCAGGGACACAATCTCTGGGACGCCTGCCGGCGCCTGGCGCTCGGACAACCCTTCATGCCCGAGGTTCCGGCCGCCGGCCCCTGA